The Terriglobus tenax genome contains a region encoding:
- a CDS encoding CheR family methyltransferase: MSAFTSVGDLKLSSKDFDRFRKLAYDYCGLAIDTGKESLVASRLTKIMRSLNITSFSDYYDYVVRDSSSDALVAMIDGLTTNYTNFFREPKHFEFLTATIFPALASRSEFTLWSAACSSGEEPYSLAFAAQEFYGNGGPRVSLLATDISTKVLARAQDGTYNEKCFTQVPTEMLRKYLQRGIGPASGNYRVKQFIRETITFRRLNLIKPFENFVGSYPLILCRNAMIYFDIPTQQDLVDRFHERLEPGGYLFVGHAESLNNLKHKFEYVQPAVYKKAGSLKKR, translated from the coding sequence ATGAGTGCATTTACATCCGTTGGAGACTTGAAACTTTCCTCAAAGGATTTTGACCGTTTCAGAAAGCTGGCTTACGACTACTGTGGTCTTGCAATTGACACGGGCAAAGAGAGCCTGGTCGCCTCGCGATTGACCAAGATCATGCGCTCACTGAACATCACTTCGTTCTCTGACTATTACGACTATGTGGTTCGTGACAGCTCAAGCGATGCGCTGGTTGCCATGATTGACGGGCTGACCACCAACTACACGAACTTCTTCCGCGAGCCGAAACACTTCGAGTTTCTGACAGCGACGATCTTTCCCGCGTTGGCCAGCCGCAGCGAGTTCACGCTGTGGAGCGCGGCCTGTTCCAGTGGTGAGGAGCCGTATTCGCTCGCCTTTGCTGCACAGGAATTTTATGGAAACGGTGGACCGCGCGTCAGCCTGCTGGCGACGGACATCTCCACCAAGGTGCTGGCGCGCGCGCAGGATGGCACCTACAACGAGAAGTGCTTTACACAGGTGCCAACAGAAATGTTGCGTAAGTATCTGCAGCGGGGCATAGGACCGGCCTCCGGGAACTACCGTGTGAAACAGTTCATCCGTGAGACCATCACATTCCGCCGACTGAACCTGATCAAACCATTCGAGAATTTTGTCGGCAGCTATCCGTTGATTCTCTGTCGCAATGCCATGATCTACTTCGATATTCCGACGCAGCAGGACCTTGTCGACCGCTTTCACGAACGTCTTGAGCCGGGTGGTTACCTATTTGTCGGCCATGCCGAGAGCCTGAACAACCTGAAGCACAAATTCGAATACGTGCAGCCCGCCGTGTACAAGAAGGCCGGCTCACTGAAAAAACGCTAG
- a CDS encoding chemotaxis protein CheX, translating to MPVEQLSSNLEMAMAQVMESMCFILPGEPADEHTFANESWVERTLTFHGPEEGRFGIRAPHSVAIRIASDFLCEDPIDLTEKQVGEVMGELANMVCGNLLGHCYQDRAFALTTPVAQEPVFEEQNARMDWEEGILVAWVKTC from the coding sequence ATGCCAGTCGAACAGTTATCGAGCAATCTTGAAATGGCCATGGCCCAGGTGATGGAGTCGATGTGCTTCATCCTTCCCGGGGAACCGGCAGATGAACACACCTTTGCGAACGAGTCCTGGGTCGAGCGGACGTTGACCTTTCATGGACCGGAGGAAGGGCGCTTCGGCATACGTGCACCGCACAGCGTCGCCATACGCATTGCCTCTGATTTTTTGTGCGAAGATCCAATTGATCTGACTGAGAAGCAGGTTGGCGAGGTGATGGGCGAGCTCGCCAATATGGTGTGCGGCAACCTACTTGGTCATTGTTACCAGGATCGCGCGTTTGCCCTCACCACGCCGGTGGCGCAGGAACCGGTCTTCGAAGAGCAGAATGCGCGTATGGATTGGGAGGAAGGCATCCTGGTGGCATGGGTGAAGACGTGCTGA
- a CDS encoding chemotaxis protein CheA, with protein sequence MSSKQKTTPIVEQLAAKLDELGTLWMVDGPGSLTEQRLIQLAALAQKDPAFAAVAKHVNALANERSKGKLIAEEPFTALHALMRGETEPEPVVVSQPVAEVEEETGECDDNSAFDDDPEMLTGFVTESQEHLTAIEEQILALERDPSQMPAVHAVFRAFHTIKGLAGFLGLKSVQSVAHEVETLLDHARNSRVRISVEIVDLVLESSEYLQGEVNRIHATLNGAAPGKAKNNRSLLRTIADVTQRALAGGSAPVAPEVKSDVAPVVDVPDPQAADVAVPAKMAEPAPSLAEEPVSVPAEAAAVKEDVQAEPAAKAVAKNEPISASIRIDTTKLDQLMDMVGEMVIAQSILSNNPCVANNRDARLVGDLAQLARITGEVQRRAMNIRMMPIGPLFQKNAKLVRDLSRRHGKQVDLIISGEGTELDKTIAEELSDPLLHMIRNALDHGIETPQERIAAGKSATATLRLSAEHESGKIVVSISDDGRGLDPAKIFRKAVERGLVSEDAQMSDEDIFQLIFAPGFSTAEKITDISGRGVGMDVVRKHVETLRGHIQIESELGKGTTFYIHLPLTLAIIEGLVIVVGDHRYIIPVFSVREMLRPTGEMLVRVQGTEEMILMRGNLYPLVRLHRRFGIRAASEDICEGLVVVCEGAGRQFCLHVDDLVGRQEIVIKSLGESFSNQSGLTGCAILGDGRIGLILDVVQIFRMPNASGEEAA encoded by the coding sequence ATGTCGTCCAAGCAGAAAACAACACCGATTGTTGAGCAACTGGCCGCAAAGCTCGATGAGCTGGGCACGCTTTGGATGGTGGATGGTCCGGGATCGCTCACCGAACAACGGCTGATTCAACTGGCGGCACTTGCGCAGAAGGATCCCGCCTTTGCCGCTGTGGCCAAGCATGTCAACGCACTGGCCAACGAACGGTCGAAAGGCAAACTTATCGCCGAGGAACCCTTCACCGCGCTTCATGCACTGATGCGTGGCGAGACCGAGCCTGAGCCAGTCGTCGTCTCTCAGCCTGTCGCTGAAGTTGAGGAAGAAACCGGAGAGTGCGACGACAATAGTGCCTTTGACGATGATCCGGAGATGCTGACTGGCTTTGTCACCGAATCGCAGGAGCACCTTACGGCCATCGAAGAACAAATCCTCGCGCTCGAGCGCGATCCGTCCCAGATGCCCGCCGTGCATGCTGTCTTCCGCGCCTTCCACACCATTAAAGGACTTGCGGGATTTCTTGGATTGAAGAGCGTGCAGAGCGTAGCGCATGAAGTAGAGACACTGCTGGATCACGCGCGGAACAGCCGTGTGCGGATCAGTGTTGAGATTGTCGACCTGGTTCTTGAAAGCTCTGAGTACCTGCAGGGCGAGGTCAACCGCATCCATGCAACGCTCAACGGAGCAGCACCGGGTAAGGCGAAGAACAATCGTTCCCTGCTGCGCACGATTGCCGACGTCACACAACGTGCCCTTGCGGGAGGCAGCGCCCCTGTTGCTCCGGAGGTGAAGAGCGATGTTGCTCCAGTTGTTGATGTGCCCGATCCGCAAGCCGCCGATGTTGCGGTACCGGCAAAGATGGCGGAGCCTGCACCCTCCCTGGCGGAAGAGCCCGTATCCGTACCTGCGGAAGCGGCGGCTGTAAAAGAAGATGTCCAGGCCGAGCCCGCGGCGAAGGCTGTCGCGAAGAACGAACCGATCTCCGCATCGATCCGCATTGACACCACAAAGCTTGATCAGTTGATGGACATGGTTGGCGAGATGGTGATCGCCCAGTCGATCCTGAGCAACAACCCATGCGTTGCGAACAACCGCGATGCACGCCTGGTGGGTGACCTGGCACAGCTTGCACGCATCACGGGCGAAGTGCAGCGGCGTGCCATGAACATTCGCATGATGCCGATCGGTCCGCTGTTCCAGAAGAATGCCAAGCTGGTGCGGGATCTTTCGCGGCGGCATGGCAAGCAGGTGGACTTGATTATCTCCGGCGAAGGGACGGAACTGGATAAGACGATCGCGGAGGAACTTTCCGATCCGTTGCTGCACATGATCCGCAATGCACTGGACCATGGCATTGAAACACCGCAGGAGCGCATTGCGGCGGGCAAGAGCGCAACGGCAACGCTTCGGCTTTCCGCCGAACATGAGTCCGGCAAGATCGTTGTCTCTATCTCCGACGATGGCCGCGGGCTGGATCCCGCAAAGATTTTCCGCAAGGCGGTAGAGCGCGGGCTGGTGAGTGAAGATGCACAAATGAGCGATGAAGACATCTTCCAGCTGATCTTCGCCCCAGGCTTCTCGACCGCGGAAAAGATCACCGATATTTCCGGCCGCGGTGTTGGCATGGACGTGGTGCGGAAGCATGTCGAGACGTTGCGTGGTCATATCCAGATTGAGTCTGAGCTGGGCAAAGGAACCACCTTCTATATTCATCTTCCGCTGACGCTGGCCATCATTGAGGGTCTGGTTATCGTGGTGGGTGATCACCGGTACATCATTCCTGTTTTTTCTGTCCGCGAGATGCTGCGGCCCACGGGGGAGATGCTGGTCCGGGTGCAGGGCACGGAGGAGATGATCCTGATGCGAGGCAATCTCTACCCGCTTGTCCGGCTGCATCGGCGCTTTGGCATCCGGGCGGCGTCAGAGGATATCTGCGAAGGCCTGGTAGTGGTGTGTGAAGGTGCGGGACGCCAGTTCTGTCTGCACGTCGATGACCTTGTAGGGCGGCAGGAGATTGTGATCAAAAGCCTGGGCGAAAGCTTCAGTAACCAATCCGGCCTTACCGGATGCGCCATTCTTGGCGACGGCCGCATTGGCCTGATCCTGGATGTTGTACAGATTTTCAGAATGCCGAATGCAAGCGGCGAGGAGGCAGCATGA
- a CDS encoding response regulator: protein MTRNVLIVDDSPAMRKVIRRVLMLSNFETQECFEANDGLEALDILRIEPIDIVLTDINMPRMNGEELLEKMSQDDTLSLMPVMVISTDRSEERMRRMDALGAKGYVTKPFAPETLGAALNEIFVEV from the coding sequence ATGACACGCAACGTACTGATCGTCGATGATTCACCGGCGATGCGTAAGGTGATTCGCAGAGTCCTTATGCTCTCGAACTTCGAGACGCAGGAGTGCTTTGAGGCCAACGATGGTCTGGAAGCCCTGGATATCCTGCGGATTGAACCCATAGACATTGTCCTGACCGACATCAACATGCCACGCATGAATGGTGAGGAGCTGCTTGAGAAAATGTCGCAGGATGACACGCTCTCCCTGATGCCGGTCATGGTCATCTCCACCGACCGCAGCGAAGAACGCATGCGCCGCATGGACGCTCTGGGTGCCAAAGGATATGTCACCAAGCCTTTTGCTCCGGAGACTCTTGGAGCAGCGCTGAATGAAATCTTTGTAGAGGTATAG
- a CDS encoding protein-glutamate methylesterase/protein-glutamine glutaminase → MNSSPIRVLIVDDSATVRKILSDALRNAAGIEVVGTAPDPYVAREKILALKPDVLTLDIEMPRMDGLTFLKKLMEYKPMPVIMISSLGQASCHATMEAFRLGAVDVLAKPHGPYSVGDLANTLADKVRSAAQANPRAFAPSRTSAVSASQPAAGKAVASSLPAFASRRLIAIGASTGGPQTIAHIVSQFPADMPPVVITQHMPPVFTAHFAERMKKTCMMDVKEAQDGDELRPGRILIAPGDFHMTLQRSAAGARVRIAGGPLVCFSRPSVDVMFASVAQTYAEQAIGVLLTGMGSDGARGMLQMRQAGATTIAQDEATSIVFGMPREAIRMGAATSVLPLDQIASNVLTQLTQQIARKNQHAR, encoded by the coding sequence ATGAACAGCTCGCCGATTCGCGTCCTGATCGTGGACGATTCCGCTACTGTGCGCAAAATTCTTTCCGATGCTCTGCGGAATGCTGCTGGCATTGAGGTTGTGGGGACCGCACCGGACCCTTATGTCGCGCGCGAAAAGATCCTGGCGCTTAAGCCTGATGTGCTCACACTCGACATTGAGATGCCGCGCATGGATGGTCTGACCTTCCTGAAAAAGCTGATGGAGTACAAGCCGATGCCGGTCATCATGATCAGCTCGCTTGGGCAGGCATCGTGCCATGCCACCATGGAGGCCTTCCGCCTTGGCGCTGTCGACGTGCTTGCCAAGCCGCATGGTCCTTACTCCGTGGGAGATCTGGCCAATACACTTGCCGACAAGGTCCGCTCCGCAGCCCAGGCGAACCCACGGGCTTTTGCACCGTCGCGAACGTCTGCGGTTTCTGCCTCCCAGCCTGCGGCAGGGAAAGCTGTCGCGTCATCGTTACCAGCGTTTGCATCGCGCCGGCTTATCGCGATTGGTGCCTCCACGGGCGGACCGCAGACGATTGCACACATCGTCAGCCAATTCCCGGCCGACATGCCACCGGTGGTGATTACGCAGCATATGCCACCTGTCTTTACCGCGCACTTTGCAGAGCGCATGAAGAAGACATGCATGATGGATGTTAAAGAGGCGCAAGACGGGGATGAACTCCGGCCAGGCCGTATTCTCATTGCGCCGGGTGACTTCCACATGACGCTGCAGCGTTCTGCGGCAGGTGCACGTGTCCGCATTGCCGGCGGCCCTCTGGTCTGCTTCAGCAGACCTTCTGTCGATGTGATGTTCGCGTCTGTTGCCCAGACCTACGCAGAGCAGGCCATTGGAGTGCTGCTGACGGGTATGGGGTCCGACGGAGCGCGAGGCATGCTGCAGATGCGACAAGCGGGAGCGACGACCATTGCGCAGGACGAGGCTACGAGCATCGTTTTCGGCATGCCAAGGGAGGCGATCCGTATGGGCGCCGCGACCTCTGTACTTCCCCTGGATCAGATCGCCTCGAATGTTCTGACACAGCTTACCCAACAGATCGCGCGAAAGAACCAACACGCGCGCTAG